GCACTGGCCTGGCTAGAACCTCTAACCAGGGTTCCATTCTCCTCAGCCTGACTGGTTTGGACTACCAAGCCGTCACATTGTGAGCCTGACTGTGATCTGTGGTGACAACCGTTGTTGCCTGATCTGGCTTTCTACTTGAGAGACCACAAAGGCAGGGCCTAGTCACTTTCCCATCCCAGACATAGGACTTATCAGTCTGGTTCCTTCATACCAAAGCTGATGTGGATTTGGGCTCTAGTCCATCACAACTGTgacttttctctattttcttacCTCAGGTCTGGGTCACAACACGGAACACTATGTCACTCATCAAGGGCATCTTCCTGGCACTGACACCCTTGCAGACTGAGCAGTGTAGTTGGGGGGTCTGTTTGCCACAAAGCTTGAAGTTTGACTGCAGCACAGGCTGCTCTGACATAGCCCTGAGAGCGAAGGAAGCACATTGAAGAGTTAACAAGTCTGGCTGCCGCTTACCCTGCCTGCCAACATCTTACCTCCAAGACCCCTGGCAGTCAGGCAGATGACTGATAGGGGAGACCCTAAACTACACAGTAAGACTAAAAGACGGAACCAGGGGGAGCCTGGGCACGTCATGCCCACGGCCGTTTGCATCAATATTGCACTGTTCCTCCCCCCAAATGCAAGACTACACAACTGAAAACTACCCTCCATTAAACAGGCTTTTATAATTGGGTGCTCTGTCCAACAGCCATCGCCCAAACTAAAGCACACACTTAGGGcagggaaaaacaacaaaactacctGTAGCTGTTGGCACAGGTCTTAGGCCCAGGCCTTTCCTCTGAACGGGCTCAGCTTTCGGCTAGTATAAACAGGGACCATGCCTTGTAAGCCTGCTGGCCAGCAGCTAAGTTTGACAAGTGTGAGCTGGGCCCCGATAGCACAAAGAGCTGCGCAGGACCAGCACAGCACAACTTTTAGAAGCAGTGGTGACAAAAACATGACATACGGCATGCTCTGAGTGAAGCCTTCCATTCTTTACGAAAAAACCTGATTAAACCAGGACTCTGGCGGGATTAAAAATTCATCCTCTGACAAAGGCTTTACTGACAATTTTCCATACAGTtagtcaaaaaaataaaataaaatataaaaaaatacagaatacagcAGACAGAATCTCATACACGGGAAACATAAGTTtcttcttataaaaaaacaaaaattccccCCAAATCTAAGAACTTAGTTTTAGCAGTAGACAGGATGCCACCAAATGAACCACAAAAACCCAGCAGAGAATTCAAACCAAGGGAGAAGGTAGGTGGAGAAGGAGCAGATCTTTAAAATAACTGCTTCTGTGACACAAACACAGCTGGAAAGCACAGGTGCGGGCTAGGCGGTGTCCCTTACTATAACTATCACCATGTGTTCTTCCTCTAACTTGCCCAATGTCCGCAGCGCTGACTGGAGGTACTGCTGTGAAAAGTCGCAGGGCGGGAAGGCATAGAGCATGCCTGTGTTGTCTCTGCCCTTAGACCCACCCACCGGCAAGCTGATCACCCCTGCAGCCTGCTTCTGTTTCAAGTAGGAGACTAGGTTCCTGAGAAGCCGCCTCTGTAGGCCTGGCTCCACCACGGGCATGCCCTCGGCGCCAGGCCCGCTGGGGGTTGACTGGATGGCCAGGAGCACAGCATAGCCATTAGGGCTCCCCTGCTTGATTCGCCGGGTGACCTCGTCCAGCTTGGGCTGATCCAGTCGAAGGCGCTGGGCAATCTTTAGCTGGGTCAGCTTGCTGCCAGAAGGATGGTCTTTGAGGAGGCCACTGATAACTCCCTGGTCCCCCTCAAGGATGTGCATAGATGTCGGAAAGCAGCTGTTTTTCAACACCAGAAGCCCATTCCAACCCAGCTGCAGTGTCTGGGCATATTCTGACAGAGTCTTTAGCTTTTTGGTCTCGTGTTTTGGCTCTTCAAGAGTCTTGGGCTCTGCCTCAGTGGTCCGATGATTGCGTTCACTCTCTCTAGTCTTTTTCCCATGGGAAGAGTCTGGAGCctcatggtggtggtgatggtggctcCTCtcctcagcaccatgtctgctgttGCTGAGGGAGTTGCTGCCTGACTCCTTGGTCCCTTCACTGGAGTGGTTCTCCTTGCGGCTACGCTCAGGGGTGCGATCTGAGCCTCGCTCAGACTGCTGCCCCCCACCCTTGGTCCTGCTGCGTTCCTCGTAAGGGGAGTGAGTTGTCCTCCCACGGTCACTGGAGAGGCTCCTCCGCTTGCGTCTCTCTTCCCAGGGCTTGGCTATGCTCCGGTCCCCATCACCCCCCCAGCGCTCACCACTCCGGCTGCGAACTGAGCGGCTATAGCCCTCCAGGCTGTTTCTGCGGTCTGAACTTTTACTGAGGCTGGTCCAGTCCCCTTCCAAAAAGGTCCGGTCTCGGTCTGAATACAGAAGGTGTGGAGGGGTCCTATCCCGCACCCTAAGGTCAGCATCCAAGTTCCGATGCCGGGTATATCCGTCAGTGAGCAGCTCATAGTGCACAGGGAGAGGTGAGGGCTGGTACTGCTGGGGATAGCGAGTCTCCTCGGCTTTGGCAAAATCCACCCGGAGCCTGCGATCTGGACCACCCAAGGGGAAGCCCCTCATTTTAGCACAGGCAGCCTGGGCTGCGTCCAGGCTCTCGTACTGGATGTAGGCAAAGCTGTCTCCTTTGACGTGATCGATGGTCCGAATGCTCCCGAAGCGATCGAATTCCCTGGCCAGGGCCGCCAGCGAGGTGTTAGGTCCGAGACCACCCACCCAGAGGCGGGTGGTGGGGTTAGCCTTGCCGTAGCCTATCTTTATGGGGTTTCTGCCAATCACCCGGCCAGACATAGCCACCTTCGCCCTGTGTGCCATGTCCAGATTCTGAAACTTGAGGAAGGCATAGGCACCACCCTGGCCGCGGGCAGGCCTCTTGATGACCACCTCCTCGATGATGCCGTACTTCTCGAAGGCCCGTCGAAGCTCCACCTCAGAAACACTGTGGTCCAGGTTGCCGATGAAGAGGTTTCGAGTGGCTCTCTGATCATCCTCCGGCATCAGGTCCTCCTCGCACACGGCCTGGTAGCCGTACGGGCGGCCGCGGTCGTCGTACAGCCCGTAATAGTCCAGGGCTCGCTCTCGAGACAGTCCCACGGCCGCCGCGGCAGCAGCATCCAGGGCGAAGGCTGCGGCGGCGTGCCGCGCGCGGGGCTCCCGCAGGGGCGGGGCGGCTACCGGAGACAGCGAGCGCTGCTTGTACTGGTAGCCACCGTGCAGGGGCAGATAGCCCAGGGGGTCGGCGGGCGCGGGAGGCCCGGGGGGCGGCGTGGAGGCGGCGgcgctgctgctgctactgcgcCGGCTGCTCCCGCCGCCGCGCAGGTACACCGGCTCCACCTTGAGCGGGCGATCGTAGAGCAGCAGCTGCCGGGCCAAGGCGTGCTGGCGAGCCTCCCGCGCGTCCTGTGGGTGCCGGAAGTTCACGTAGGCCACGCGGCCCAGCTCCGGGGTGTGTGACAGGCGCAGGCTGATCTCCCCGAACCGCTTGAACTGGTGGAAGAGCCGGTCCTCCAAGTGCTCGGCCGGCAGCGCGGGGCTCAGGCTGCTGATGAGGAGCGTCTTGTACTCCGGAGCCGCGGTGGAGCCCGGACCCGCGGGTTCCGCCCCGGGGGGCGGCGGGGGCGGCGGGAGTGGAGATGCGCGGGGCGACGCGCCGCCAGCACCCGGGTCCCCGGAGGCCTTGCCGGTGCGTCCCCCGCCTCCGGGCGCGCCCGAGGAGCGCCCGCCGCTCGCCCGGTGATTCGCATCCCCGGCAGCGCGCCCGTCGCGATGCCCGCCGCCTCCGCCGCTGCCGCGGGGCTTGTCGCGAGCCCGCGCCGGGACCGGGTGCTTGGTACCGCCGGAGGCCTTGTGCGCTGCCCGCCgcccgcccgcctctgcctctcgTTCGCGCTCCCGCGGCCGCTTGGCGGACGATGACGAGCCACGCCCGCTCGGGCTGGAGTCTCGCTCGCTCTGCCGCTTCATCGCGCCGGttcggcgggcgggcgggcggcccGCGGGTCCCTcagagcggcggcggcggcggcccagGAGGCAGCGCCCCCGGCGCCGCCATCTTGGACAAAAGGACTcggcgcggcggcggcggcggggcggggcgggagcGGCGCCGAGGGGCCCGGCGCTGCGTTATCAAGCTGCGCCGGCCGCGACACGTGACCGCGGTGGGCGGGCCGAGAGTTTCGCTCGCTGCCTATCACGGAGCTCCGTGGCCCCGCACCACGTGACATCTTGGCAACCAGAGGAAGCGGCCTGTCTTGCGAGCTTTGGCGCCGCCGCGTGGCTGCCGGAGCCCAGGCACCCGGCTCCTGGGTCGCGCGCAGATTCCCTCTCGAGCTCGGCAGGCCGCGGCTGCGCTTTCGCTTTGTGCTCCAGGGCTTGCTTGCTACTCCGGGTCCGCCTATCTTTTTCCGCCTCGGGGCCACGCCCACCGGAGCAGGTGTGGCCGCTTGGCCCGAAGCCAAGTGTTGCGCGTCCCACTCCAACCTGCCACTAGATTGAAGAAACTCTATTTCCTTCCATGGAGTTTTCTGATTAGGACCAGAGTTGGCCCCCTTGAAAATAGACACACAAGGATGCCTACACCCTGCCTAGGACCCACATCCAGGCATCTTATGCATTCGAATTCTTCAGGCACTGTCCTGATAGACACAGGTGAGACCTCCCCGGGGTCCAGGTACAGAAACTAGAATGCGTTTGCAACCTACAGACAGGCATCTTGGTGCCACTGGGTCCAAATTTCTGCTGTAGGTGTCTGGGCGGACAGGAGGCTGGGAAGGTGGGGCTGCTGAGCCAAGGGTAAAGAGCAGGTAATGCCATTATCACTTCTTGCCAAGTTGACAGACTGCTGGCCAGTGTTCTGACCACATCCAGGAGATGAGGTGAAGTACCGGCAAGAGTACTCAAAGGCCCCTAGGGCTTATGCTCTCCACAGACGGTTGCTGGATCATTGATGCATCTGTAGGATGTCGAAGAACGCACCcagctcttccctcctcccataaGCAGAAAGCAACCAGCAGGAGGAGAAAGTGCAGGAGGAACTTGGAAGAAACAGCAGAGGGCTTCATGTAAGGCCCTGCGAATGCAAAGTGAATTTGGGGACCACACAAGAAGATAGCTAAGACGAGCCTTTTGGAAAACATAACTTCTTAGCAGTTGCTCCTTTCTCATTATCTCTGGAGGCAGCAGGAGCAAAGTTTCCCCACTGAGGCACAGTTCACAAGTGCCAGCAAAGGGAGCAACTGAAAACCACAGTGCACACAACTCCCTCAGGCCTTCCACTACAACCAGCTCACACTGCTTCTTTGTAAACCGATTCCTGCCAACTTTGCCAAAAATATAGGTAAGCAAGGGTCCTTGTTCTGATGCTAGACTGGAACCCCGATGAATGAATAGTTTAAGTACCAGGCGGGGTAAAGATACGCTATGGTCTGACCACCTGTACTCAGCTCACAGTTCTCCTTCTGCATAGGCTGAGCCAAATGTAAATGTCCTTTAGACTTAACAGCAGCTCAAGAACCTTCAGCCCCTGCTACTGgactggatgggggtgggggtcaggggtCAAGTCTAACCTCACCAGGCTGAAGTATCAGACACCCAGAAGCCCAAACCCACAAGACATTGGCTGCCCAAGCTCTTAAGTCCTGTTATGGGAGTTTCAGGCCCTCAGCACTGGCAGGCTGAGGGATCTTTTCAGACTGGAAAGATAAACCAGTAATCTATAGGACAGAATACTGTGCCAGCTCAACTCTccaaagacaattttttttaataaaaaaatcccaGACAAACTTTGAAGTCCTAGAGTAAACCAGCAAAGAAGGAAGTAAATTGTCCCCACTTGGGGATGGGGAAATTGTCCCCACTCGGGGATGGGCAAGAGGGAACTGCAGAGCCAGCATCACTAGGAAAGCTCTAGGTTCACATCTCATTGTCAGGAGCCcgcttaaaaaataaattacaaaatggttaTTTGGGGAAGAGACAGATAAACTGCTTTTTCCCCTTCAGGTGCAGCAGGAATTGGGCAGACTACAGATCAGTCCGTGCGCTGGCTGCCTTGGGGGCGTATTTAGGCATCAGTTCATTTATCTTCCGGATATAGTCAGACTTTTCTGCACAGCCTTTGCACATCTCCCCCCAGTCGTCCAGGATCTTCTTCAGCTCTTTCACCCGGAGCTTCTTCAGGTCCACTGTGCTCAGGTCAATCTGCTTGTCTGCAGGGAGAGCAGGAGAGTAAATGGCTGGGCAGGAGAGGCTGCAGGCCCAACTGTGCTGCACGTCAAACCATCCTTAGGATGTCCAGCCCTACGTGCGGCCGGGAAGACAAATGCACACTGCGCCCAAGATTGAGATGACAGTCTTCACCAGGAAGGCCACCTCAGGCTGTCAGTAGCCACCATAAGACACACAGTGCAGACAGCCTATGTGGTTTAGAGAAGGAACATAGCTCCAGTTCCCCGAGGGCTTCCTACATGCCAGCACAAAGGACAGCTCCAGGCTGAGCAGAGCAGACACACCCCTAGCCTCCCCAAGAGGCACCAGAGTCAGACACTTACTCCATAACCCACGTGACCCAAACAAACCGACACCAGAACCAACCAGGATAccaaatcaaattcacacaagtACAAAATTCCCGAACATTAGTGCAGTAAACACTGGCATCGTTTAAACTTTATAGGAGAGGCCTAGCTCTTCTCGAGACTAGGATTCTGTGCAACCAGATGGGCTCTGCCATGGTGATGCTGTAACTGTCACGCCTGGGGTTTAGAGCCATGACTGTTGAACTCAAGTTCCCACCACATCACTTCTCTGCTCAAAAACTTCTAAAGCTCCCAAGTTTTTAGACTAAAAGCCAAATTTCCCCCCAAGGCTCTGTCCAACTTGACCTCTACGTACTCCACCACTATCTATAATCTCTATCTGCACTGCTCTATCAGATGGCCTCTGGGTCAACCCTCATCCTTCAAAGTATGTTAAGTCACCCTTTGACCTCCACCTATGTTC
This portion of the Mus musculus strain C57BL/6J chromosome 9, GRCm38.p6 C57BL/6J genome encodes:
- the Rbm15b gene encoding putative RNA-binding protein 15B; this encodes MKRQSERDSSPSGRGSSSSAKRPREREREAEAGGRRAAHKASGGTKHPVPARARDKPRGSGGGGGHRDGRAAGDANHRASGGRSSGAPGGGGRTGKASGDPGAGGASPRASPLPPPPPPPGAEPAGPGSTAAPEYKTLLISSLSPALPAEHLEDRLFHQFKRFGEISLRLSHTPELGRVAYVNFRHPQDAREARQHALARQLLLYDRPLKVEPVYLRGGGSSRRSSSSSAAASTPPPGPPAPADPLGYLPLHGGYQYKQRSLSPVAAPPLREPRARHAAAAFALDAAAAAAVGLSRERALDYYGLYDDRGRPYGYQAVCEEDLMPEDDQRATRNLFIGNLDHSVSEVELRRAFEKYGIIEEVVIKRPARGQGGAYAFLKFQNLDMAHRAKVAMSGRVIGRNPIKIGYGKANPTTRLWVGGLGPNTSLAALAREFDRFGSIRTIDHVKGDSFAYIQYESLDAAQAACAKMRGFPLGGPDRRLRVDFAKAEETRYPQQYQPSPLPVHYELLTDGYTRHRNLDADLRVRDRTPPHLLYSDRDRTFLEGDWTSLSKSSDRRNSLEGYSRSVRSRSGERWGGDGDRSIAKPWEERRKRRSLSSDRGRTTHSPYEERSRTKGGGQQSERGSDRTPERSRKENHSSEGTKESGSNSLSNSRHGAEERSHHHHHHEAPDSSHGKKTRESERNHRTTEAEPKTLEEPKHETKKLKTLSEYAQTLQLGWNGLLVLKNSCFPTSMHILEGDQGVISGLLKDHPSGSKLTQLKIAQRLRLDQPKLDEVTRRIKQGSPNGYAVLLAIQSTPSGPGAEGMPVVEPGLQRRLLRNLVSYLKQKQAAGVISLPVGGSKGRDNTGMLYAFPPCDFSQQYLQSALRTLGKLEEEHMVIVIVRDTA